One genomic window of Salvia miltiorrhiza cultivar Shanhuang (shh) chromosome 4, IMPLAD_Smil_shh, whole genome shotgun sequence includes the following:
- the LOC131020572 gene encoding L-type lectin-domain containing receptor kinase VIII.1-like translates to MASFPVGFPLASVVLLLFLSGGVATATEFDFGTLTFSRVKLLGEAHWTNGSVRLTRDLGVPSSGAGRLIYANPIRFRQPGSQLTASFSTFFSFSIHNINPSSIGGGLAFVISPDGDSVGDADGFLGIMTDAGEPSGVVAVEFDTLMDVEFKDINGNHAGLDVNSMVSTRSADLESVGVELTSGDLINSWVDYSGSTRSVKVYVSLSNVKPKEAVISAELDLGELMPSDSVFVGFSGSTQGSTEVHTIEWWSFRSSFEDDPSHDPAAPPPENPSPPPEFPLMPETSIPAPPSAAPAAEVHNSTTAKATGKCHNSLCKSGRGAVAGVATAGAFFLAFCAIAFIWAYNKKFKKEKKTENFASDVIKMPKEFSYKDLKLATKGFDSDRIIGNGAFGTVYKGILAVSGDVVAVKRCSHTGQGKTEFLSELSIIGTLRHRNLVRLQGWCHEKGEILLVYDLMSNGSLDKALFESRFVLTWPNRHKILIGVASALAYLHQECENQVIHRDIKSSNIMLDQGFNARLGDFGLARQVAHDKSPDATAAAGTMGYLAPEYLITGRATDKTDVFSYGAVALEVATGRRPIEKDSDGRGGNLVEWVWSLHQDGRLMDAVDPRLKKEYDEDVVARVLRVGLACSHPDPIFRPSARGVVQMLVGDAEVPVVPRSRPTMSFTTSQLLMTLQDSVTDLNEMITISTTSSDCSFIGGGGGGGGGLDLV, encoded by the coding sequence ATGGCGTCATTTCCCGTCGGATTCCCATTGGCCTCCGTCGTTCTACTTCTCTTTCTCTCCGGCGGCGTCGCGACGGCGACGGAATTCGACTTCGGCACGCTGACATTCTCCCGCGTGAAGCTCCTCGGCGAGGCCCACTGGACCAACGGCAGCGTGCGCCTCACTCGCGACCTCGGTGTCCCGAGCTCCGGCGCCGGAAGGCTCATCTACGCCAACCCCATCAGATTCCGGCAGCCGGGGTCGCAGCTCACGGCGAGCTTCTCCACATTCTTTTCCTTCTCCATCCACAACATAAACCCCTCATCCATTGGCGGCGGCCTCGCCTTCGTCATCTCCCCCGACGGCGACTCCGTCGGCGACGCCGACGGATTCCTGGGGATCATGACCGATGCCGGCGAGCCGAGCGGCGTCGTCGCTGTGGAGTTCGACACTCTGATGGACGTCGAGTTCAAGGACATCAACGGCAACCACGCCGGATTGGATGTCAACTCGATGGTGTCGACTCGGTCCGCCGATTTGGAATCGGTCGGCGTCGAGTTGACGAGCGGCGATTTGATCAACTCGTGGGTCGACTACTCCGGGTCAACTCGGTCAGTTAAGGTTTACGTCTCGTTGTCCAACGTGAAGCCCAAGGAGGCAGTGATATCGGCGGAACTCGATCTCGGCGAGTTGATGCCGAGTGACTCGGTGTTCGTCGGGTTCTCCGGGTCGACTCAGGGGAGCACGGAGGTTCACACCATTGAGTGGTGGAGCTTCCGCTCCTCGTTCGAAGACGACCCGAGTCATGacccggcggcgccgccgccggaaaATCCATCACCGCCGCCGGAGTTTCCCCTGATGCCGGAGACATCCATCCCGGCGCCACCATCCGCCGCCCCGGCGGCGGAGGTTCATAACTCGACGACGGCGAAAGCCACGGGGAAATGCCACAACTCGTTGTGCAAGAGCGGCCGCGGCGCGGTGGCCGGGGTCGCAACCGCGGGGGCGTTTTTCTTGGCATTTTGTGCCATCGCTTTCATATGGGCCTACAACAAGAAATTcaagaaagagaagaaaacGGAGAATTTTGCCTCGGATGTGATCAAAATGCCCAAGGAATTCAGCTACAAGGACCTAAAGCTCGCCACCAAAGGCTTCGATTCCGACCGGATCATCGGCAACGGCGCGTTCGGAACGGTTTATAAGGGCATTTTGGCGGTGAGCGGCGACGTCGTGGCGGTGAAGCGGTGCAGCCACACCGGGCAGGGGAAGACCGAGTTCTTGTCCGAGTTATCGATAATCGGAACACTTAGGCATAGGAATCTGGTTAGGCTACAAGGGTGGTGCCACGAGAAGGGAGAAATATTATTAGTCTATGATCTAATGTCCAATGGGAGTTTGGATAAAGCTTTATTCGAGTCGAGATTCGTGCTGACGTGGCCTAATCGTCACAAGATTTTGATTGGAGTAGCTTCGGCCTTAGCTTATCTGCATCAAGAATGCGAGAATCAAGTGATTCATCGCGACATCAAGAGTAGCAACATTATGTTGGACCAAGGATTCAACGCGAGATTAGGCGATTTCGGTTTGGCTCGGCAAGTGGCGCACGACAAATCCCCCGACGCCACGGCCGCGGCCGGGACCATGGGCTACTTGGCCCCGGAGTACCTGATCACGGGCCGGGCCACGGACAAGACCGACGTGTTCAGCTACGGGGCCGTGGCCCTAGAGGTGGCGACGGGGCGGAGGCCGATCGAGAAGGACTCGGACGGGAGGGGCGGCAATTTGGTGGAGTGGGTGTGGAGCTTGCATCAGGATGGGCGGTTGATGGACGCGGTGGATCCGCGTCTCAAGAAGGAATACGACGAGGACGTCGTGGCTCGGGTGCTGCGAGTCGGGCTCGCCTGCTCGCACCCGGACCCGATTTTTAGGCCGAGCGCGAGGGGCgtggtgcaaatgctagtaggGGACGCGGAGGTCCCCGTTGTGCCTAGGAGTAGGCCGACTATGAGCTTCACCACATCGCAACTATTGATGACATTGCAAGATAGTGTTACGGATTTGAATGAGATGATCACTATCTCCACCACCTCGTCCGACTGCAGCTTCatcggcggcggaggcggcggcggcggtgggcTAGACTTGGTCTAG
- the LOC131020574 gene encoding DNA-binding protein S1FA-like isoform X1, producing the protein MEADGDFDVPPSFDRVKNAARDGAAQGFNPGLIVLLVIGGLLLAFLVGNYVLYTYAQKTLPPKKKKPVSKKKMKKERLKQGISAPGE; encoded by the exons ATGGAAGCAGATGGTGATTTCGATGTTCCTCCGTCATTTGATCGCGTG AAGAATGCAGCCCGTGATGGTGCAGCACAAGGGTTCAACCCAGGCTTGATCGTCTTACTTGTGATTGGGGGGCTGCTCTTGGCATTCCTTGTTGGAAATTACGTGCTCTACACTTACGCCCAAAAAACCTTGCCTCCGAAGAAAAAGAAGCCCGTCTccaagaagaagatgaagaaagaaCGACTGAAGCAAGGCATATCAGCTCCCGGAGAATAG
- the LOC131020577 gene encoding tubulin-folding cofactor A, whose translation MATLRNLKIKTSTCKRIAKELHSYEKEVETESAKTADMKAKGADPYDLKQQENVLAESRMMVPDCRKRLEAALSDLKGTLVELEESGQKEGSEIDDARSTITDVEQIFQSSDA comes from the exons ATGGCGACATTGAGGAACTTGAAGATAAAGACATCAACGTGCAAGAGAATAGCCAAGGAGCTTCACTCCTATGAGAAAGAGGTCGAAACAGAGTCTGCTAAAACCGCCGATATGAAGGCAAAAGGCGCCGATCCATATGATCTCAAACAGCAG GAAAATGTGCTGGCTGAATCTAGGATGATGGTTCCTGACTGCCGCAAGCGTCTAGAGGCTGCTCTAAGTGATCTTAAAGGCACTCTG GTCGAGCTGGAGGAGTCTGGTCAAAAAGAAGGTTCAGAAATTGATGATGCTCGGAGCACCATTACAGATGTTGAACAGATATTTCAATCTTCAGACGCTTAG
- the LOC131020574 gene encoding DNA-binding protein S1FA-like isoform X2, protein MEADGDFDVPPSFDRVNAARDGAAQGFNPGLIVLLVIGGLLLAFLVGNYVLYTYAQKTLPPKKKKPVSKKKMKKERLKQGISAPGE, encoded by the exons ATGGAAGCAGATGGTGATTTCGATGTTCCTCCGTCATTTGATCGCGTG AATGCAGCCCGTGATGGTGCAGCACAAGGGTTCAACCCAGGCTTGATCGTCTTACTTGTGATTGGGGGGCTGCTCTTGGCATTCCTTGTTGGAAATTACGTGCTCTACACTTACGCCCAAAAAACCTTGCCTCCGAAGAAAAAGAAGCCCGTCTccaagaagaagatgaagaaagaaCGACTGAAGCAAGGCATATCAGCTCCCGGAGAATAG
- the LOC131020576 gene encoding uncharacterized protein At1g28695-like: MECHSSNKNLAILSVFLAAIILLNYREELTTNAILFYTEKSHSINSNSSLVHRDELRIVLEKASTPDKTVIIAVINEAYVEPYENDYPSMFDIFLEGFWIGEKTRPLLRHLLVVSMDKTAHERCRFRHLNCYFLAAEQGGGAGDFSGEKLYMSGEFIEMMWRRTAFLLDVLKRGYGFIFTDTDVIWVRDPFARLRKNGTFDLQISTDHFTGDPFSEDNPINTGFYAIRSSNKTTSLFEKWYDMRSNATGMKEQDVLQMLIRDMGALKEFDIAARFLDTQYFSGFCSDSQDIESVITIHANCCRTIKAKIVDLKAVLMDWKRFNVGNSSTEFRWSPHIACANSWR, encoded by the exons ATGGAGTGCCACTCTAGTAACAAAAATCTAGCAATCCTCTCTGTATTTCTAGCAGCAATCATACTTCTCAATTATCGTGAAGAGCTAACCACCAATGCCATCTTATTTTATACAGAAAAATCCCATTCCATCAATTCCAACTCG TCATTGGTGCATCGAgacgagctccgaatagttttGGAGAAGGCCTCAACGCCAGACAAGACGGTGATCATCGCTGTCATCAACGAGGCCTACGTCGAACCATACGAGAACGATTACCCCTCAATGTTTGATATTTTTCTTGAGGGTTTTTGGATCGGTGAGAAAACCCGGCCGCTCCTCCGCCATCTGCTGGTGGTTTCCATGGATAAAACTGCTCACGAGAGGTGCCGCTTCCGCCACTTGAACTGCTACTTCTTGGCGGCGGAACaaggcggcggcgccggtgATTTTTCCGGGGAGAAGTTATACATGTCGGGAGAGTTTATAGAGATGATGTGGAGGAGGACTGCTTTCCTCCTTGATGTTCTCAAGAGAGGTTACGGCTTCATATTCACC GATACTGACGTTATATGGGTAAGGGATCCATTTGCGAGACTAAGAAAGAATGGGACGTTTGATTTGCAAATAAGCACCGATCATTTCACCGGAGATCCATTCTCGGAAGATAATCCGATCAACACGGGGTTTTACGCGATCCGATCGAgcaacaaaacgacgtcgttgtTTGAGAAATGGTACGACATGAGGTCGAACGCGACGGGGATGAAAGAGCAAGACGTGCTGCAGATGCTAATAAGAGACATGGGTGCATTAAAAGAGTTCGACATTGCTGCAAGATTTCTCGACACACAATATTTCAGTGGATTTTGCAGTGATAGCCAAGATATTGAATCGGTAATCACTATTCATGCAAACTGTTGTCGCACTATTAAAGCCAAAATCGTGGATTTGAAGGCCGTTTTGATGGATTGGAAGAGGTTTAATGTGGGCAATAGTAGCACTGAATTTCGATGGTCACCACACATAGCTTGTGCAAATTCTTGGAGGTGA
- the LOC131020573 gene encoding cell number regulator 8-like — MANYDLVPGLEEEEESEVEMKSYSGGGTKHEGKSSTSAAAKPSAAAAAGWTGHGLVVGDGSRVQTDEWDSSIYSCLGKNDEFYSSDLEVCVLGCCAPCVLHGSNVERLGSKPGAATFATHCLPYTALYLLGNCFFGFNCFAPCFSYPNRTAIRRKFNLQGSCEAAAKSIGCEDNIRMNELQREHCESACDLATHVSCHPCALCQEARELRRRLPHPGFTAKPVILMLPPGGQTMGR; from the exons ATGGCTAATTATGATCTTGTACCGGGgctagaagaagaagaagaatcagaGGTTGAAATGAAATCCTATTCAGGTGGTGGGACAAAGCATGAAGGGAAGTCCTCCACCAGCGCCGCCGCTAAgccgtcggcggcggcggcggcgggatGGACTGGTCATGGGTTGGTGGTGGGTGATGGCAGTAGGGTGCAAACAGATGAATGGGATTCCAGCATCTACTCATGTCTTGGAAAGAATGATGAGTTCTACAGCAGTGATCTTGAAGTTT gtGTTCTGGGTTGTTGTGCTCCTTGTGTGCTTCATGGAAGCAACGTAGAGAGACTAGGATCAAAACCGGGTGCAGCAACCTTCGCTACTCACTGCTTGCCTTACACCGCCCTTTACTTGTTGGGCAACTGCTTCTTCGGCTTCAATTGCTTCGCACCATGCTTCTCCTATCCCAACCGCACCGCCATTCGCCGCAAATTCAATTTACAA GGCAGCTGCGAGGCCGCGGCCAAATCCATCGGCTGCGAGGACAACATCAGGATGAACGAGCTCCAGCGCGAGCACTGTGAGTCCGCCTGCGACTTAGCAACCCACGTCTCGTGCCATCCGTGCGCCCTCTGCCAGGAAGCTCGCGAGCTACGTCGTAGGCTTCCTCATCCGGGGTTCACGGCCAAACCTGTGATCCTGATGCTTCCGCCTGGAGGGCAGACGATGGGCCGTTGA
- the LOC131020579 gene encoding uncharacterized protein LOC131020579 yields MESALLCASSRFVSSHYHNKADAFKSNFGSMSTGKLLYSNSIFKRNTGTTPTRRALISSVLDRKAKKETVVIPDPDYRIPVVLFGMAGGLVYADNLVAAVPVGLLGLLLLVQATRVRFVFDKDALEVKVGDQLKDSGENVFVGGENRWKYSTFVNWELWWPSFPILVYFKETQTKPEGQIHFFPVIFNGKQLYNALVERCGPSKTSGPK; encoded by the exons ATGGAGAGCGCTCTTTTGTGTGCTTCATCTCGCTTCGTTTCTTCACATT ATCACAACAAAGCTGATGCTTTCAAAAGCAATTTCGGAAGTATGTCTACTGGAAAATTGCTGTACAGTAATTCCATTTTCAAAAGAAATACAGGAACAACACCAACAAGGCGTGCCCTTATTTCTTCCGTG CTTGATCGGAAGGCTAAGAAAGAGACTGTTGTTATTCCGGATCCTGATTACCGAATTCCAGTTGTGCTTTTCG GAATGGCTGGTGGTCTTGTTTACGCCGATAATTTAGTAGCGGCAGTACCTGTTGGTCTTCTAGGGTTGCTCCTTCTAGTCCAG GCAACAAGAGTGAGATTCGTCTTTGATAAGGATGCCCTG GAGGTAAAAGTTGGAGATCAGCTTAAGGACTCAGGTGAAAATGTTTTTGTGGGTGGAGAAAACCGGTGGAA ATATTCAACATTTGTCAACTGGGAGCTCTGGTGGCCTTCATTCCCAATCCTGGTTTATTTTAAGGAGACACAAACAAAACCTGAAGGACAAATCCATTTTTTTCCAGTAATTTTT AATGGTAAACAACTCTATAATGCTTTAGTGGAAAGATGTGGTCCTTCAAAAACTAGCGGACCCAAGTAA
- the LOC131023616 gene encoding uncharacterized protein At1g28695-like, with protein sequence MCKNEANVDLSYNRGSVTLKHSWVDRDELRIVLEKVSTPNKTVIITVINEAYVEPYPSMFDLFLEGFWIGEKTRPLLRHLLVVSMDKTAHERCRFRRLNCYLLTAEEEGGGGNGIAGEKLYMSEEFIEMMWRRTAFLLGVLKRGYNFIFTDTDIIWVRNPFSKLMNNDGLDLQISTDRFTNDPLTYDRRINTGFYYIRSSNKTTSFFKKWYDTRSNATGMKEQDVLQMLISEMGALREFNITIRYLDTKYFSGFCRDSPDAGSVITVHANCCRTIKAKLVDLKAVFMDLKRFNVGNSSSNFRWSPHMACAKSRNT encoded by the exons ATGTGCAAAAACGAGGCGAATGTTGATCTTTCTTATAATCGCGGATCCGTAACC TTGAAACACTCATGGGTAGACCGAgacgagctccgaatagttttGGAGAAGGTTTCAACGCCAAACAAGACGGTGATCATCACCGTCATCAACGAGGCCTACGTCGAGCCATACCCTTCAATGTTTGATCTTTTTCTCGAGGGTTTTTGGATCGGTGAAAAAACCCGGCCGCTCCTCCGCCATTTGCTGGTGGTTTCCATGGATAAAACTGCTCATGAGAGGTGCCGCTTCCGCCGCTTGAACTGTTACTTACTGACGGCGGAAgaagaaggcggcggcggcaatgGGATCGCCGGGGAGAAGTTGTACATGTCGGAAGAGTTTATAGAGATGATGTGGAGGAGGACTGCTTTTCTACTCGGTGTTCTTAAGAGAGGTTACAACTTCATATTTACC GATACTGATATTATATGGGTTCGGAATCCATTTTCGAAGCTAATGAACAACGATGGGCTCGACTTGCAAATAAGCACCGATCGGTTCACCAACGATCCATTAACGTATGATCGTCGGATCAACACCGGATTCTACTACATCCGGTCGAgcaacaaaacgacgtcgttttttaaaaaatggtaCGACACGAGGTCGAACGCGACGGGGATGAAAGAACAAGACGTGCTGCAGATGCTAATAAGTGAGATGGGTGCTCTTAGAGAATTCAACATTACTATAAGATATTTGGACACCAAATATTTCAGTGGATTTTGCAGAGACAGCCCAGATGCTGGATCGGTAATCACTGTTCATGCAAACTGTTGTCGCACTATTAAAGCCAAACTCGTGGATTTGAAGGCCGTTTTCATGGATTTGAAGAGATTCAATGTGGGGAATAGTAGTAGCAATTTTCGATGGTCACCACATATGGCTTGTGCAAAATCCCGGAACACATAG
- the LOC131020578 gene encoding trihelix transcription factor ASIL1-like, giving the protein MAASLSPSSTSNHDDDNNSHIPTATLALPSTSSVSRRLPPPCWSPDETVALIDAYKDKWYSLRRGNLKATHWQEVADDVAARCPASPPKTPVQCRHKMEKLRKRYRSEIQRAAAHGGVRRFTSSWVHFQSMYSMEKGPNPAPSSSSSSDEEDYNNNNSVKRINDLYNYNQKGAYGSQLPENNGAASGFRIKIPGRATAGPTVAKVYSKFDEMGGPNPTNPNPRFTNYAAGVNGAASSKISRDNFVGVGQIRKRAGEIPKKSKGDDGLSELVAAIHALGEGFMRMEKAKMDMVQQIEEMRMEMELKRTEMLLESEQRIVEAFAQAISERSAKRAKRNSTTPD; this is encoded by the coding sequence ATGGCCGCCAGCCTATCCCCCTCCTCCACCTCCAACCACGACGACGACAACAACAGCCACATCCCCACGGCCACCCTAGCCCTCCCCTCCACCTCCTCCGTCTCCCGACGCCTCCCGCCGCCGTGCTGGTCCCCCGATGAGACCGTCGCCCTAATCGATGCCTACAAGGACAAGTGGTACTCCCTCCGCCGCGGCAACCTCAAAGCCACCCACTGGCAGGAGGTCGCCGACGACGTCGCCGCCAGGTGCCCCGCCAGCCCCCCCAAGACCCCCGTCCAGTGCCGCCACAAGATGGAGAAGCTCCGGAAGAGGTATCGCTCCGAGATCCAGCGCGCCGCCGCGCACGGCGGCGTCCGCCGGTTCACCTCCTCCTGGGTCCACTTCCAGAGCATGTACTCGATGGAAAAGGGCCCCAATCCCGCCCCTtcatcctcctcctcctccgacgAAGAAGATTACAATAACAACAACAGCGTCAAACGGATAAACGATTTGTATAATTACAACCAAAAAGGTGCTTACGGTAGCCAATTGCCTGAGAATAATGGGGCGGCAAGCGGTTTCCGGATCAAAATCCCGGGCCGGGCCACCGCCGGACCTACTGTGGCCAAGGTTTATTCGAAATTCGATGAGATGGGTGGTCCAAACCCTACTAACCCTAACCCTAGATTTACAAATTATGCTGCAGGTGTTAATGGGGCTGCCTCGAGTAAGATTTCTAGGGATAATTTTGTTGGGGTGGGCCAAATTAGGAAGAGGGCTGGTGAAATTCCGAAAAAGAGCAAGGGAGATGATGGTTTGAGTGAGCTAGTTGCAGCAATTCATGCTTTGGGGGAGGGTTTTATGAGAATGGAGAAGGCGAAGATGGATATGGTGCAGCAAATTGAGGAGATGCGGATGGAGATGGAGTTGAAGAGGACGGAGATGTTGCTCGAGTCTGAGCAGAGAATTGTCGAGGCATTTGCTCAGGCGATATCCGAGAGAAGTGCCAAACGGGCGAAAAGAAATTCGACTACGCCTGATTGA